Proteins encoded in a region of the Mycobacteriales bacterium genome:
- a CDS encoding carotenoid biosynthesis protein — protein sequence MNPRLPWALAGAAVLLEVPYPLVDGELRDVLTIAAVVAFFLAVITHAVAWRGAAYAVLLVLVTAGGGLLVEAIGTRTGRPFGRYTYSGTLGPAVLGVPAVIPLAWTMMGYPALLAARRIAAGRTARLLLGAVALASWDLFLDPQMVTAGHWRWDAVGVVLPGVAEIPLTNFAGWAVVALAMMAALSRLPDRPDVDDRPMHALYLWTYGSSVLLNLAWLRRRTVAAWGGAAMGTVALPLAFSLRRR from the coding sequence GTGAATCCTCGGCTTCCATGGGCGCTCGCCGGTGCGGCGGTGCTGCTGGAAGTGCCCTACCCGCTGGTCGACGGCGAGCTGCGCGACGTGCTCACCATCGCCGCCGTCGTCGCGTTCTTCCTCGCCGTGATCACCCACGCCGTCGCCTGGCGGGGTGCGGCGTACGCCGTGCTGCTGGTGCTCGTCACCGCCGGGGGCGGGCTGCTGGTCGAGGCGATCGGCACCCGCACCGGCCGGCCGTTCGGGCGCTACACCTACAGCGGGACGCTCGGTCCGGCGGTGCTCGGCGTCCCCGCGGTCATCCCGCTGGCCTGGACGATGATGGGCTACCCGGCGCTGCTCGCCGCGCGGCGGATCGCCGCCGGCCGGACCGCCCGGCTGCTGCTGGGTGCGGTCGCGCTGGCGTCCTGGGACCTGTTCCTCGATCCGCAGATGGTGACTGCCGGGCACTGGCGATGGGATGCCGTCGGCGTCGTCCTGCCCGGAGTAGCCGAGATCCCGCTGACGAACTTCGCCGGCTGGGCAGTGGTCGCGCTGGCCATGATGGCGGCGCTGTCACGCCTGCCCGACCGCCCGGACGTCGACGACCGGCCGATGCACGCGCTCTACCTGTGGACCTACGGCTCGTCGGTGCTGCTCAACCTGGCGTGGTTGCGGCGGCGCACGGTCGCCGCATGGGGCGGGGCGGCGATGGGCACGGTGGCGCTGCCGCTTGCCTTCTCGCTGCGGCGCCGATGA
- a CDS encoding NAD(P)/FAD-dependent oxidoreductase: MRDVVVVGAGHNALVAACYLARAGLDVEVVERDTVVGGAVSTVERFAGYRMDRGSSAHIMIRQTGIVEDLALDDCGLVYQDLDPWGFAPFGPPGEQQALTFWADVDRTCASIEAMCGLRDADAYARFVADWGARNERIFAAFAEPPTGRNLGRRLWGVGRDTGLPGLELARQFLQPADALLDAWFTDERLKTALAWLGAQSGPPTHEVATADLVGWGTMLHRCPPGHPVGGSGRLSEALARRFASYGGALRLGDGAARILQYDGRVTGVQTESGDLVAARRVVAGCHVLTTLALLGDPHLLRHKAPQVRVGNGIGMVVRLACRDLPRYPAASDDSYRALQLVCGSRQQLRRAHGEFSAGLPPSEPAVLAMTFSAFDDTIAPAGRHNVTIWGQWHPYALSTGEQWDTIGRREGEKLVAALDAAAPGFAGGVEQMHVQTPLDLERELGLLHGNVMHVEMALDAMFAWRPLPEWSGYRGPCEGLYLCGASTHPGGGVFGASGRSAAHVLLRDLGRRHRR, encoded by the coding sequence GTGCGCGACGTCGTCGTCGTGGGCGCCGGGCACAACGCACTGGTCGCCGCCTGCTACCTCGCCCGCGCCGGGCTCGACGTCGAGGTCGTGGAACGCGACACGGTCGTCGGCGGCGCGGTCTCGACCGTCGAGCGCTTTGCCGGATACCGGATGGACCGGGGGTCCAGCGCGCACATCATGATCCGGCAGACCGGCATCGTCGAGGACCTGGCGCTCGACGACTGCGGGCTGGTCTACCAGGACCTCGACCCGTGGGGTTTCGCGCCGTTCGGTCCGCCGGGCGAGCAGCAGGCGCTCACCTTCTGGGCCGACGTCGACCGCACCTGCGCGTCGATCGAGGCGATGTGCGGGCTGCGCGACGCCGATGCCTACGCGCGGTTCGTCGCCGACTGGGGTGCGCGCAACGAGCGCATCTTCGCCGCCTTCGCCGAGCCGCCGACCGGTCGCAACCTCGGCCGCCGGCTCTGGGGCGTCGGCCGTGACACCGGCCTGCCCGGACTGGAGCTGGCGCGGCAGTTCCTCCAGCCGGCCGACGCCCTGCTCGACGCGTGGTTCACCGACGAGCGCCTCAAGACCGCGCTGGCCTGGTTGGGTGCGCAGTCCGGACCGCCGACGCACGAGGTCGCGACCGCCGACCTCGTCGGGTGGGGCACGATGCTGCACCGCTGCCCGCCCGGCCACCCGGTCGGCGGCAGCGGACGGCTGTCGGAGGCGCTGGCGCGGCGCTTCGCGTCGTACGGCGGGGCGCTTCGGCTCGGCGACGGCGCGGCGCGCATCCTGCAGTACGACGGCAGGGTGACCGGCGTGCAGACCGAGTCGGGCGACCTCGTCGCCGCACGCCGGGTCGTCGCCGGCTGCCACGTGCTGACGACGCTGGCGCTGCTCGGCGACCCGCACCTGCTGCGGCACAAGGCGCCGCAGGTGCGCGTGGGCAACGGCATCGGGATGGTCGTGCGGCTGGCCTGCCGCGACCTGCCCCGCTACCCCGCGGCGAGCGACGACAGCTATCGCGCGCTGCAGCTCGTGTGCGGCTCGCGGCAGCAGCTGCGGCGTGCCCACGGCGAGTTCTCCGCCGGCCTGCCGCCGAGCGAGCCGGCAGTGCTGGCCATGACGTTCTCCGCCTTCGACGACACGATCGCGCCGGCCGGGCGGCACAACGTGACCATCTGGGGGCAGTGGCACCCCTACGCCCTGTCCACCGGGGAGCAGTGGGACACGATCGGCCGGCGCGAGGGCGAGAAGCTGGTCGCCGCACTCGACGCGGCCGCCCCCGGGTTCGCCGGCGGGGTCGAGCAGATGCACGTGCAGACCCCTCTCGATCTCGAGCGGGAGCTCGGTCTGCTGCACGGCAACGTCATGCACGTGGAGATGGCGCTCGACGCGATGTTCGCCTGGCGGCCGCTGCCCGAGTGGTCGGGTTACCGCGGCCCCTGCGAGGGGTTGTACCTGTGCGGCGCGTCGACCCATCCCGGCGGCGGCGTGTTCGGCGCCAGCGGCCGCTCGGCGGCGCACGTGCTGCTGCGCGACCTCGGACGCCGTCACCGTCGCTAG
- a CDS encoding GNAT family N-acetyltransferase, whose product MRLEVLDAEGFAAYADEAIAVYAEAMQRPPQMASQRKAMLQQHLRYGGVIAVLAVEDDGRLIGFGYGYPGRSGQWWHDAVAVALGADGADWVADSFEVVELHVRPAYQAQGIGRQLLSTMLDQARQPTALLSTHDRESPARRLYRSLGFVDLLCDYRFPGGVEQFCIMGAPLPVEARSQAG is encoded by the coding sequence ATGAGGCTGGAGGTACTCGACGCGGAAGGGTTCGCGGCCTACGCCGACGAGGCGATCGCCGTCTACGCCGAGGCCATGCAACGCCCCCCGCAGATGGCGAGCCAGCGCAAGGCGATGCTGCAGCAGCACCTGAGATACGGCGGTGTCATCGCGGTCCTCGCCGTCGAAGACGACGGCCGGCTGATCGGGTTCGGCTACGGCTACCCTGGACGCAGCGGGCAGTGGTGGCACGACGCGGTCGCGGTCGCGCTCGGTGCCGACGGCGCCGACTGGGTCGCCGACTCCTTCGAGGTCGTCGAGCTGCACGTGCGGCCGGCGTACCAGGCGCAGGGCATCGGCCGGCAACTGCTGTCGACGATGCTCGACCAGGCTCGCCAGCCGACCGCACTTCTGTCGACGCACGACCGCGAGTCGCCGGCCCGGCGGCTCTACCGGTCGCTCGGGTTCGTCGACCTGCTCTGCGACTACCGCTTCCCCGGCGGCGTCGAGCAGTTCTGCATCATGGGCGCGCCGCTGCCCGTCGAGGCACGCTCCCAGGCGGGCTAG
- a CDS encoding monooxygenase, whose product MVTLHVWQLPLPRVPRALVRVTRDRAALRRLPGVQFAKVLGTGDGATMRLRDATPDRWALLLSWERASDAAAFDGTTVARRWASLATGGWSATLKPLSSKGMWSRGLPFGRPVADSVHTGPVASITRARLRPRTAPRFWRSLPAVAGELRAAPGLRYAMGIGEAPVGLQGTFSLWEEVGALQDFAYRRDAHRDVVARTRAEGWYAEELFARFAVLDVAGLPGWGETRA is encoded by the coding sequence GTGGTGACGTTGCACGTCTGGCAGCTTCCCCTGCCGCGGGTGCCGCGGGCGTTGGTGCGGGTGACCCGTGACCGGGCGGCGCTGCGGCGGCTGCCCGGAGTGCAGTTCGCCAAGGTGCTGGGCACCGGTGACGGCGCGACGATGCGGTTGCGTGACGCGACCCCCGACCGCTGGGCGTTGCTGCTGTCGTGGGAGCGCGCGAGCGATGCCGCCGCATTCGACGGCACCACGGTCGCGCGTCGCTGGGCGTCGCTCGCCACCGGCGGCTGGTCGGCAACGCTGAAACCCTTGTCCAGCAAGGGAATGTGGTCGCGCGGCCTGCCGTTCGGCCGGCCGGTGGCGGATTCGGTTCACACCGGTCCGGTCGCGTCGATCACGCGCGCGCGGCTTCGGCCGCGTACCGCCCCGCGCTTCTGGCGGTCGCTGCCGGCGGTGGCGGGCGAGCTACGTGCGGCACCCGGGCTGCGCTACGCGATGGGCATCGGCGAGGCACCCGTCGGCCTGCAGGGCACGTTCAGCCTCTGGGAGGAGGTCGGCGCGCTGCAGGACTTCGCCTACCGCCGCGACGCGCATCGCGACGTGGTCGCCCGCACCCGCGCCGAAGGCTGGTACGCCGAGGAGCTGTTCGCCCGTTTCGCCGTCCTCGACGTTGCGGGGCTGCCGGGCTGGGGAGAGACTCGCGCATGA
- a CDS encoding ArsC/Spx/MgsR family protein — MEVWYNPSCSKCRIATEALDEAGVTYTLRRYLDDPPTAAEIEQALDALSLQPWDITRLGEPLAKELGLADRPHDRADWIDVLTTHPQLIQRPILLASDGTAYVGRTPDALDRAVEHER, encoded by the coding sequence ATGGAGGTCTGGTACAACCCGTCGTGCTCCAAGTGCCGCATCGCCACCGAGGCGCTCGACGAGGCCGGCGTGACCTACACGCTGCGCCGCTACCTCGACGACCCACCGACCGCCGCGGAGATCGAGCAGGCGCTCGACGCGCTGAGCCTGCAGCCCTGGGACATCACCCGCCTCGGCGAGCCGCTGGCCAAGGAGCTCGGGCTCGCCGACCGGCCGCACGACCGGGCCGACTGGATCGACGTGCTCACGACGCACCCGCAGCTGATCCAGCGGCCGATCCTGCTGGCCTCCGACGGCACGGCCTACGTCGGCCGCACACCCGACGCTCTCGACCGGGCGGTCGAGCACGAGCGCTGA
- a CDS encoding 2'-5' RNA ligase family protein: MSRLLQQSGPRTALVVEVPAAEPVVGRFRASYDPSAGQGVPAHVTVLYPWLPTGALDDATLRDLADVLAAVSSFDVRFASLQRFPQTLWVAPEPPDPFITLTWAVCARWPECPPYGGEFDSVIPHLTVADDVDVDSLAHVVTEVAPALPIATRVETVTLLALDGTGRWNRHSTYPLG, from the coding sequence GTGTCGCGCCTTCTGCAGCAGTCCGGGCCCCGCACGGCACTCGTCGTCGAGGTGCCCGCTGCCGAGCCCGTCGTCGGCCGGTTTCGGGCGTCCTACGACCCGTCGGCCGGTCAGGGTGTGCCGGCGCACGTGACCGTGCTCTACCCGTGGCTGCCGACCGGGGCGCTCGACGACGCGACCCTGCGCGACCTCGCCGACGTGTTGGCCGCCGTGTCGTCGTTCGACGTGCGGTTCGCGTCGCTGCAGCGCTTTCCGCAGACGCTGTGGGTGGCGCCGGAGCCACCCGACCCGTTCATCACGCTGACGTGGGCGGTGTGTGCGCGCTGGCCGGAGTGCCCGCCCTACGGCGGGGAGTTCGACAGCGTCATCCCGCACCTGACGGTCGCCGACGACGTCGACGTCGACTCGCTGGCCCACGTGGTGACCGAGGTGGCGCCCGCGCTGCCGATCGCGACCCGCGTGGAGACGGTGACCCTGCTGGCCCTCGACGGCACCGGTCGTTGGAACCGCCACTCGACCTATCCCCTGGGGTAG
- a CDS encoding DUF6504 family protein produces MSVAVGRRYGEPVDVRRRDDEPAEFLWRGRLYLVRAVLARWWEAGGWWQAGPAEAAVGSAGSGGAAGFAGPDDREREVWRVEAGAGSAAGTGLYDLSFDWAAGGWTLARVLD; encoded by the coding sequence GTGAGCGTTGCGGTGGGGCGGCGTTACGGCGAGCCGGTCGACGTGCGGCGGCGCGACGACGAGCCGGCGGAGTTCCTGTGGCGTGGCCGGCTCTATCTCGTGCGCGCCGTCCTCGCCCGCTGGTGGGAGGCCGGCGGCTGGTGGCAGGCCGGACCGGCGGAGGCGGCTGTCGGGTCGGCCGGATCGGGTGGCGCGGCGGGGTTCGCCGGGCCCGACGACCGGGAGCGCGAGGTGTGGCGTGTGGAGGCCGGGGCGGGTTCGGCGGCCGGCACCGGGCTCTACGACCTGTCCTTCGACTGGGCGGCCGGCGGCTGGACGCTCGCCCGGGTCCTCGACTGA
- a CDS encoding SAV_6107 family HEPN domain-containing protein, producing the protein MSSLSLLEQARLGLADAVEATVPIDRYAAAHLAALRTAAAVLAARARPDEQHARRRPTSAWVLLATVAPELGEWAAFFAAGATKRAAAEAGIRHAVTAREADDLLRDATRFLAVVEDALGLVPAA; encoded by the coding sequence ATGTCCTCGCTCTCGTTGCTCGAGCAGGCACGGCTCGGGCTCGCCGACGCCGTCGAGGCGACCGTGCCGATCGACCGCTACGCCGCCGCGCACCTGGCCGCGTTGCGCACGGCGGCGGCGGTGCTCGCCGCGCGGGCCCGGCCCGACGAGCAGCACGCCCGGCGCCGGCCGACGAGCGCCTGGGTGCTGCTCGCCACGGTGGCTCCCGAGCTGGGGGAGTGGGCGGCGTTCTTCGCCGCCGGGGCGACCAAGCGCGCCGCGGCCGAGGCGGGCATCCGGCACGCGGTGACCGCTCGCGAGGCCGACGACCTGCTCCGTGACGCGACCCGGTTCCTCGCCGTCGTGGAGGATGCGCTCGGCCTGGTGCCCGCCGCGTGA
- a CDS encoding DNA polymerase III subunit alpha — protein MSDPFVHLHVASGYSLRHGASHPHVLVERAADHGMDALALTDRDGAYGAVKFVKACAAAGIRPLLGVDLAVVAPTGREGGPRRPRRSPARGGAFVEPPDPAARHRVTFLARDARGWAAICRLISATHLAGERGRPVTSPELVARAVDESGGAVFVLLGPQSGLGQALARRRPDLARAELARWREVVEPADVVVEVVSHRGPGESERAARLLGFAAEAGAPAVLTNAVRYADRADAPTADVLDAARRLVALDPRHVDRANADGYLKSGKEMAEVAADIARFAGLDETAGRRLLARTRAVAERCALDPRADLGIGRVHFPELDTATADADAVLRARCEAGFARRAMPADAAARRRLDDELGVVRQLGYPAYFLTVADVVDIVRGMGVRCAARGSGAGSLVNYLLGISDVDPMRYDLLMERFLSPLREALPDIDLDVESARRTEVYEAILDRYGGDRCTCVSMMDTYRVRHAIRDVGAALGLPPGEIDAVAKAFPHIRAGQVRAALRDLPELRASGLAGRDGDGGPFDLLFRLVERLDGLPRHVALHPCGVLLSDRTLLDRTPVEASWLGFPMSQFDKDDVEELGLLKLDVLGVRMQSSIAYALDEIRRVDGVEVDIDAVPRDDSETFALIQSTRTLGCFQIESPGQRELVGKFAPETFGDIIIDISLFRPGPVKSDMVTPFLEARQGWRPASYLHDDLRPFLAETGGVVVFHEQVLQIIATLTGCSLAEADEVRRALGDPDGQPEAQAWFIPTALAHGYDGATVERAWEVLRAFASFGFCKAHAAAFAVPTYQSAWLKAHHPAAFLAGVLTHDPGMYPKRLILDDARQFGLTVLPLDVNRSDSGYRVEKLSVYDEPPPGILDQPPRPAAGYGIRLGLADVRGITDAEVARILAGRPFATLSDFWHRAAVSRPVVERLVVAGAFDAIYGLDSTIPLRRRGRVTRRDLLLQAAELASQTPGRRRSGFATKPPADRGSDDVRERAKSQSQAAKPVGAVDVQLAFDLEEIGSAPAAGLPEMTLLDRVQAELDVLGLDATAHVLAGYEPFLAALGVTRARDLLGCRSQAEVLVAGVKVATQTPPVRSGRRVVFVTLDDATGPVDATFFEDAQAGHAATLFHSWLLVIRGLVRRTGPRGISLNALACWELTGLRAAWESGGMVAVDELMRRPGVLTEETREAAVHGAAGSRSTRPVMTGVPVRSFASGFQLSPYADIRPAGPGIGRGRGTPPRKLWHASPGSSGP, from the coding sequence GTGAGCGATCCGTTCGTGCACTTGCACGTGGCGTCGGGCTACTCCTTGCGGCACGGCGCTTCGCACCCGCACGTGCTGGTCGAGCGGGCCGCCGACCACGGCATGGACGCGCTCGCGCTGACCGATCGCGACGGTGCCTACGGCGCAGTCAAGTTCGTCAAGGCATGCGCGGCCGCCGGCATCCGCCCGTTGCTCGGGGTCGATCTCGCGGTGGTCGCGCCCACCGGCCGGGAGGGTGGTCCGCGGCGACCGCGGCGCAGCCCGGCGCGAGGCGGGGCGTTCGTCGAGCCACCCGACCCGGCCGCACGCCACCGGGTCACGTTCCTCGCCCGGGACGCCCGTGGCTGGGCCGCGATCTGCCGGCTGATCAGCGCCACCCACCTGGCCGGTGAGCGGGGCCGGCCGGTGACGAGCCCCGAGCTCGTCGCGCGGGCGGTCGACGAGTCCGGTGGAGCGGTGTTCGTGCTGCTCGGCCCGCAGTCCGGGCTCGGCCAGGCGCTCGCCCGCCGCCGGCCCGACCTCGCCCGCGCCGAGCTCGCCCGCTGGCGCGAGGTCGTCGAGCCGGCCGACGTGGTCGTCGAGGTGGTCAGCCACCGTGGGCCGGGCGAGTCCGAGCGGGCGGCCCGGCTGCTGGGGTTCGCCGCCGAAGCGGGCGCGCCGGCGGTGCTCACCAACGCCGTCCGCTACGCCGACCGCGCCGACGCGCCGACCGCCGACGTGCTCGACGCCGCCCGGCGGCTGGTCGCTCTCGACCCGCGGCACGTCGACCGGGCCAATGCCGACGGCTACCTCAAGTCCGGCAAGGAGATGGCGGAGGTCGCCGCCGACATCGCCCGGTTCGCGGGCCTCGACGAGACCGCGGGCCGGCGGTTGCTGGCCCGCACGCGGGCGGTCGCCGAGCGGTGCGCGCTCGACCCGCGGGCCGACCTCGGCATCGGGCGGGTCCACTTCCCGGAGCTCGACACTGCGACCGCCGACGCCGACGCGGTGCTGCGGGCCCGCTGCGAGGCAGGGTTCGCCCGGCGGGCCATGCCGGCCGACGCGGCGGCCCGCCGCCGGCTCGACGACGAGCTCGGGGTCGTCCGTCAGCTCGGCTACCCGGCCTACTTCCTCACCGTCGCCGACGTCGTCGACATCGTCCGCGGCATGGGCGTGCGCTGCGCCGCCCGTGGCTCCGGTGCCGGCAGCCTGGTCAACTACCTGCTCGGCATCTCCGACGTCGACCCGATGCGCTACGACCTGCTCATGGAGCGGTTCCTCTCCCCGCTGCGCGAGGCGCTGCCCGACATCGACCTCGACGTCGAGTCGGCCCGCCGCACCGAGGTCTACGAGGCGATCCTCGACCGCTACGGCGGCGACCGCTGCACCTGCGTGTCGATGATGGACACCTACCGGGTGCGCCACGCCATCCGCGACGTCGGCGCGGCGCTGGGCCTGCCGCCCGGCGAGATCGACGCGGTGGCCAAGGCGTTCCCGCACATCCGGGCCGGCCAGGTGCGCGCTGCGCTGCGCGACCTGCCGGAGCTGCGGGCCAGTGGCCTGGCCGGTCGCGACGGCGACGGCGGCCCGTTCGACCTGCTGTTCCGGCTGGTCGAGCGGCTCGACGGGCTGCCGCGCCACGTGGCGCTGCACCCGTGCGGTGTGCTGCTGTCCGACCGCACGCTGCTCGACCGCACTCCGGTCGAGGCCAGCTGGCTCGGCTTTCCGATGAGCCAGTTCGACAAGGACGACGTCGAGGAGCTGGGCCTGCTCAAGCTCGACGTCCTCGGCGTACGCATGCAGTCCTCGATCGCCTACGCCCTCGACGAGATCCGCCGGGTCGACGGCGTCGAGGTCGACATCGACGCGGTCCCGCGGGACGACTCCGAGACGTTCGCGCTGATCCAGTCGACCCGCACGCTCGGCTGCTTCCAGATCGAGTCGCCCGGTCAGCGCGAGCTCGTCGGCAAGTTCGCGCCCGAGACGTTCGGCGACATCATCATCGACATCTCGCTGTTCCGGCCGGGGCCGGTCAAGAGCGACATGGTCACGCCGTTCCTCGAGGCCCGGCAGGGCTGGCGCCCCGCGTCCTACCTGCACGACGACCTGCGGCCGTTCCTCGCCGAGACCGGCGGCGTCGTCGTCTTCCACGAGCAGGTGCTGCAGATCATCGCCACGCTGACCGGCTGCTCGCTCGCCGAGGCCGACGAGGTGCGCCGCGCGCTCGGCGACCCCGACGGCCAGCCGGAGGCGCAGGCGTGGTTCATCCCCACCGCGCTCGCGCACGGCTACGACGGCGCCACCGTGGAGCGGGCGTGGGAGGTGCTGCGGGCGTTCGCGTCGTTCGGTTTCTGCAAGGCGCACGCCGCGGCGTTCGCGGTGCCGACCTACCAGTCGGCGTGGCTGAAGGCGCACCATCCAGCGGCGTTCCTCGCCGGTGTCCTCACCCACGACCCCGGCATGTATCCCAAGCGGCTGATCCTCGACGACGCCCGCCAGTTCGGCCTCACCGTGCTACCGCTCGACGTCAACCGCTCCGACTCCGGTTATCGCGTCGAGAAGCTCTCCGTCTACGACGAACCGCCGCCCGGCATCCTCGACCAACCACCGCGACCGGCCGCCGGCTACGGCATCCGGCTGGGGCTCGCCGACGTCCGCGGCATCACCGACGCCGAGGTCGCCCGCATCCTCGCCGGCCGGCCGTTCGCCACGCTGTCCGACTTCTGGCACCGGGCGGCGGTCTCCCGCCCGGTGGTCGAGCGGCTCGTCGTCGCCGGCGCATTCGACGCGATCTACGGGCTCGACTCGACGATCCCCCTACGCCGCCGCGGCCGCGTCACCCGCCGCGACCTGCTGCTCCAGGCGGCTGAGCTCGCGTCGCAGACGCCGGGCCGCCGCCGCAGCGGCTTCGCGACGAAGCCGCCGGCCGACCGGGGTAGCGATGACGTGCGGGAGCGGGCCAAGAGCCAGTCGCAGGCCGCCAAGCCGGTGGGGGCGGTCGACGTGCAGCTCGCGTTCGACCTCGAGGAGATCGGCTCGGCGCCCGCAGCCGGGCTGCCGGAGATGACCCTGCTCGACCGGGTGCAGGCCGAGCTCGACGTGCTCGGCCTCGACGCGACCGCCCACGTCCTCGCCGGCTACGAGCCGTTCCTCGCCGCGCTCGGTGTCACGCGAGCCCGCGACCTGCTCGGCTGCCGGAGCCAGGCCGAGGTGCTCGTTGCCGGGGTGAAGGTCGCGACGCAGACCCCGCCGGTGCGGTCCGGCCGCCGCGTGGTGTTCGTGACCCTCGACGACGCGACCGGCCCGGTCGACGCGACGTTCTTCGAGGACGCCCAGGCCGGGCACGCCGCGACGCTGTTCCACTCCTGGCTGCTCGTCATCCGCGGGCTCGTGCGACGCACCGGCCCGCGCGGGATCTCGCTCAACGCCCTCGCCTGCTGGGAGCTGACCGGGCTGCGGGCCGCGTGGGAGTCCGGGGGCATGGTCGCGGTCGACGAGCTGATGCGCCGGCCCGGTGTGCTCACCGAGGAGACCCGCGAGGCGGCGGTCCACGGAGCGGCCGGCAGCCGGTCGACCCGGCCCGTGATGACCGGCGTCCCCGTGCGCTCCTTTGCCAGCGGGTTCCAGCTCTCGCCCTACGCCGACATCCGCCCGGCCGGCCCCGGCATCGGCCGCGGCCGCGGCACCCCGCCGCGCAAGCTGTGGCACGCCAGCCCGGGAAGTTCCGGTCCATGA
- a CDS encoding methyltransferase domain-containing protein: MPDRVRSRAFLRTAVVRELLRTAFVELGQRAGGDGTGRLDVLDAGGGTGGFAVPLAELGHTVTVVDPSPDSLAALERRAAESGVSHLVRGLQGDAAGILDVVPSANYDAVLCHSVLEVVDDPLLALTTLAGALRPHGVISILAANRAAAVLARAVAGRIDEAAALYADPAGRAGPGDPLVRRFTLDQLLSLVATAGLHPDRVHGIRVFSDLVPGGLLDDDPDAAERLARLEEQVAEIPVYRDVATQFHVLAHPH, encoded by the coding sequence ATGCCGGACAGGGTGCGTTCCCGCGCCTTCCTGCGTACCGCCGTGGTTCGCGAGCTGCTGCGCACGGCGTTCGTCGAGCTCGGCCAACGCGCCGGCGGCGACGGCACCGGCCGCCTCGACGTCCTCGACGCGGGTGGCGGCACCGGCGGGTTCGCGGTGCCGTTGGCCGAGCTCGGCCACACGGTCACCGTTGTCGACCCGAGCCCCGACTCGCTCGCCGCGCTCGAGCGCCGGGCCGCCGAGTCCGGCGTCTCCCACCTCGTGCGCGGCCTGCAGGGCGACGCCGCAGGCATCCTCGACGTCGTACCCTCCGCCAACTACGACGCGGTGCTTTGCCACAGCGTCCTCGAGGTCGTCGACGACCCACTGCTCGCACTCACCACGCTGGCGGGGGCGCTGCGCCCGCACGGGGTCATCAGCATCCTCGCCGCCAACCGCGCCGCCGCCGTCCTCGCCCGCGCGGTCGCCGGCCGCATCGACGAGGCCGCCGCCCTGTACGCCGACCCCGCCGGCCGCGCCGGTCCCGGCGATCCGCTCGTCCGCCGGTTCACCCTCGACCAGCTGCTCTCGCTGGTCGCCACTGCGGGCCTGCACCCGGACCGGGTGCACGGCATCCGGGTGTTCAGCGACCTCGTGCCCGGCGGGCTGCTCGACGACGACCCCGATGCCGCGGAACGGTTGGCGCGGCTGGAGGAGCAGGTCGCCGAGATCCCCGTCTACCGCGACGTGGCCACGCAGTTCCATGTCCTTGCCCACCCGCACTGA